A region of Nocardioides alkalitolerans DNA encodes the following proteins:
- the ruvC gene encoding crossover junction endodeoxyribonuclease RuvC encodes MRVLGIDPGLTRCGVGVVEGRLGRPLTLVDVNVIRTSASVAVPERLVTIERGVEAWIEEHRPDVVAIERVFARSDVSTVMGTAQASGIAMVVAARRGITVALHTPSEVKAAVSGSGRADKAQVGAMVTRILRLDAMPKPADAADALALAITHIWRGGAQQRLEAATAAGAGSTAPNRYAAAVAAHGRQGMSGRKQG; translated from the coding sequence ATGCGCGTCCTGGGGATCGACCCCGGTCTGACCCGCTGCGGCGTGGGTGTCGTGGAGGGCCGGCTCGGGCGTCCGCTGACCCTGGTCGACGTCAACGTCATCCGCACGTCGGCGAGCGTCGCCGTGCCGGAGCGCCTCGTCACGATCGAGCGGGGCGTCGAGGCCTGGATCGAGGAGCACCGGCCCGACGTGGTCGCCATCGAGCGCGTCTTCGCCCGGTCCGACGTGAGCACGGTGATGGGGACGGCGCAGGCGAGCGGCATCGCGATGGTGGTCGCCGCGCGCCGGGGCATCACGGTCGCGCTCCACACGCCGAGCGAGGTCAAGGCGGCCGTCTCCGGCAGCGGCCGGGCCGACAAAGCCCAGGTGGGCGCCATGGTCACCCGGATCCTGCGGCTGGACGCGATGCCCAAGCCCGCCGACGCGGCCGACGCGCTGGCCCTCGCTATCACGCACATCTGGCGGGGCGGGGCGCAGCAGCGGCTGGAGGCGGCGACCGCCGCGGGCGCCGGGAGCACCGCACCGAACAGGTACGCCGCGGCCGTCGCCGCACACGGGAGGCAGGGCATGAGCGGGAGGAAGCAGGGATGA
- a CDS encoding bifunctional (p)ppGpp synthetase/guanosine-3',5'-bis(diphosphate) 3'-pyrophosphohydrolase, whose amino-acid sequence MRARLARIGTRSQPGNPVLDPLFRAVRANHPKADLALLERAYLTAERMHGTQMRKSGDPYITHPLAVTTILAEIGMTEPTLVAALLHDTVEDTPYTLDELRADFGDEVALLVDGVTKLDKVQYGDSAQAETIRKMIVAMSRDIRVLVIKLADRLHNMRTLRYVKQETQERKARETLDIFAPLAHRLGMNTLKWELEDLAFATLHPKIYDEIVRLVADRAPSRDQFLAEVIAQVTADLKDAKIKATVTGRPKHYYSIYQKMIVGGREFTDIYDLVGIRVLVEEDRDCYTVMGTVHQRWNPVLGRFKDFIAMPKFNMYQSLHTTVIGPQGKPVEIQIRTFAMHKRAEYGVAAHWKYKEDNRAGVDTDRLGDPDDMNWVRQLLDWQSDVEDPSEFLDSLRYEINRAEVYVFTPRGDVIALPTGATPVDFAYAVHTEVGHHTIGARVNGRLVPLESTLDNGDVVEVFTSKAQTAAPSQDWLTFVKSPRARSKIRAWFTKERREEAIERGKDQLAKLMRKEGLPLKRLMSAETLRLAAVHFKLDDITALYAAVGEGNLSAQAVVRRVIDLHGGEEGAREHAAEGVTITSPRRSRKVTPSSTESGVIVRGVADVWVKLAKCCTPVPPDPILGFVTKGGGVSVHRQDCTNAGNLQGQPERLVDVEWAPTAQSTFLVNIQVEALDRARLLSDITMVLSDAHVNILSATLSTTRDRVAKSRFTFEMADAKHLDTVLRAVRTVPGVFDAYRVTQ is encoded by the coding sequence ATGCGGGCGCGGCTCGCGCGGATCGGCACGCGGAGCCAGCCCGGCAACCCCGTGCTCGACCCGCTGTTCCGCGCCGTCCGCGCCAACCACCCCAAGGCCGACCTCGCGCTCCTGGAGCGGGCGTACCTGACGGCCGAGCGGATGCACGGCACGCAGATGCGCAAGAGCGGCGACCCCTACATCACGCACCCGCTCGCCGTGACGACGATCCTCGCCGAGATCGGCATGACGGAGCCGACGCTGGTGGCGGCCCTGCTCCACGACACGGTCGAGGACACGCCCTACACGCTGGACGAGCTGCGCGCCGACTTCGGCGACGAGGTCGCGCTGCTCGTCGACGGCGTGACGAAGCTCGACAAGGTGCAGTACGGGGACTCGGCGCAGGCCGAGACCATCCGCAAGATGATCGTCGCGATGTCGCGCGACATCCGCGTGCTCGTCATCAAGCTCGCCGACCGGCTGCACAACATGCGCACGCTGCGCTACGTCAAGCAGGAGACGCAGGAGCGCAAGGCCCGCGAGACCCTCGACATCTTCGCGCCGCTCGCCCACCGCCTCGGCATGAACACGCTGAAGTGGGAGCTGGAGGACCTGGCGTTCGCGACGCTGCACCCGAAGATCTACGACGAGATCGTGCGTCTCGTCGCCGACCGGGCGCCCTCGCGCGACCAGTTCCTCGCCGAGGTGATCGCCCAGGTCACGGCCGACCTGAAGGACGCCAAGATCAAGGCGACCGTCACCGGGCGGCCGAAGCACTACTACTCGATCTACCAGAAGATGATCGTCGGCGGTCGCGAGTTCACCGACATCTACGACCTGGTCGGCATCCGCGTGCTCGTCGAGGAGGACCGCGACTGCTACACGGTGATGGGCACCGTGCACCAGCGCTGGAACCCGGTGCTCGGCCGGTTCAAGGACTTCATCGCGATGCCGAAGTTCAACATGTACCAGTCGCTCCACACCACCGTGATCGGCCCGCAGGGCAAGCCGGTGGAGATCCAGATCCGCACGTTCGCCATGCACAAGCGGGCGGAGTACGGCGTGGCGGCGCACTGGAAGTACAAGGAGGACAACCGCGCCGGCGTCGACACCGACCGGCTCGGCGACCCCGACGACATGAACTGGGTGCGCCAGCTGCTCGACTGGCAGTCCGACGTCGAGGACCCGAGCGAGTTCCTCGACTCGCTGCGCTACGAGATCAACCGCGCCGAGGTCTACGTCTTCACCCCGCGCGGCGACGTCATCGCGCTCCCGACCGGCGCGACACCGGTCGACTTCGCGTACGCGGTCCACACCGAGGTGGGCCACCACACGATCGGCGCCCGCGTGAACGGCCGGCTGGTGCCGCTCGAGTCCACGCTCGACAACGGCGACGTCGTCGAGGTGTTCACCTCCAAGGCGCAGACCGCCGCGCCGTCTCAGGACTGGCTGACCTTCGTCAAGTCGCCCCGCGCCCGCTCCAAGATCCGCGCGTGGTTCACCAAGGAGCGTCGCGAGGAGGCGATCGAGCGCGGCAAGGACCAGCTCGCGAAGCTGATGCGCAAGGAGGGCCTGCCCCTCAAGCGCCTCATGTCCGCGGAGACGCTGCGGCTCGCGGCGGTCCACTTCAAGCTCGACGACATCACGGCGCTCTACGCCGCGGTGGGCGAGGGCAACCTCTCCGCCCAGGCCGTCGTACGCCGCGTGATCGACCTCCACGGCGGCGAGGAGGGCGCACGGGAGCACGCCGCCGAGGGCGTCACGATCACGTCGCCGCGGCGGTCGCGGAAGGTCACGCCGAGCAGCACCGAGTCGGGCGTCATCGTGCGCGGCGTCGCCGACGTGTGGGTGAAGCTCGCCAAGTGCTGCACGCCCGTGCCGCCCGACCCGATCCTCGGCTTCGTCACCAAGGGCGGCGGGGTCTCCGTGCACCGGCAGGACTGCACCAACGCCGGCAACCTCCAGGGCCAGCCGGAGCGGCTCGTCGACGTGGAGTGGGCACCGACGGCGCAGTCGACGTTCCTCGTCAACATCCAGGTCGAGGCGCTCGACCGTGCGCGGCTGCTCTCCGACATCACCATGGTGCTCTCGGACGCCCACGTGAACATCCTCAGCGCGACCCTCAGCACCACGCGCGACCGCGTGGCGAAGAGCCGGTTCACGTTCGAGATGGCCGACGCGAAGCACCTCGACACCGTGCTCCGCGCCGTCCGCACCGTGCCGGGCGTCTTCGACGCCTACCGCGTCACGCAGTAG
- the ruvB gene encoding Holliday junction branch migration DNA helicase RuvB encodes MSYDDELDAAEEMHLRSLVAAEADGDERAVEAALRPRTLDEVVGQVRVREQLGLVLEAARRRGRTPDHVLLSGPPGLGKTTLAMIIAAEMSAPLRLTSGPAITHAGDLAAILSGMNEGDVLFVDEIHRMSRPAEEMLYMAMEDFRVDVVIGKGPGATAIPLEIPPFTLVGATTRAGLLPGPLRDRFGFTAHLEFYEPDDLDRIVRRSAGLLGCEVELDGTAEIASRSRGTPRIANRLLRRVRDYAQVRADGVVTRAVARAALDLYEVDASGLDRLDRAVLDALCRRFGGGPVGVSTLAVAVGEERETVEEVAEPFLVRQGLLARTPRGRVATPAAWAHLGLRAPAGAWADPVDAPLFEG; translated from the coding sequence ATGTCGTACGACGACGAGCTCGACGCCGCGGAGGAGATGCACCTGCGGTCGCTGGTGGCTGCCGAGGCGGACGGCGACGAACGGGCGGTCGAGGCCGCGCTGCGCCCGCGGACCCTCGACGAGGTGGTCGGCCAGGTGCGGGTGCGCGAGCAGCTCGGCCTCGTGCTCGAGGCGGCCCGCCGCCGCGGCCGGACGCCCGACCACGTGCTGCTGTCCGGACCTCCGGGGCTCGGCAAGACGACGCTCGCCATGATCATCGCCGCCGAGATGTCGGCGCCGCTGCGCCTCACCAGCGGCCCGGCGATCACCCACGCCGGCGACCTCGCGGCGATCCTGTCGGGCATGAACGAGGGCGACGTCCTCTTCGTCGACGAGATCCACCGCATGTCGCGCCCTGCGGAGGAGATGCTCTACATGGCGATGGAGGACTTCCGGGTCGACGTCGTCATCGGCAAGGGCCCGGGGGCGACGGCCATCCCCCTCGAGATCCCGCCCTTCACGCTCGTCGGGGCCACCACGCGCGCGGGCCTGCTCCCGGGGCCGCTGCGGGACCGCTTCGGGTTCACGGCGCACCTCGAGTTCTACGAGCCGGACGACCTGGACCGCATCGTCCGACGCTCGGCCGGCCTGCTCGGCTGCGAGGTCGAGCTCGACGGCACGGCGGAGATCGCCTCCCGCTCCCGCGGCACGCCGCGCATCGCCAACCGGCTGCTCCGCCGCGTGCGCGACTACGCGCAGGTCCGTGCCGACGGGGTCGTCACCCGGGCGGTGGCCCGGGCCGCGCTCGACCTCTACGAGGTGGACGCGTCCGGGCTCGACCGCCTCGACCGCGCCGTGCTCGACGCCCTCTGCCGGCGGTTCGGGGGAGGCCCCGTCGGGGTCTCGACCCTCGCCGTCGCCGTCGGCGAGGAGCGCGAGACGGTCGAGGAGGTCGCGGAGCCGTTCCTGGTGCGCCAGGGCCTCCTCGCCCGTACGCCGCGGGGCCGCGTGGCCACGCCGGCCGCCTGGGCCCACCTCGGGCTGCGGGCGCCGGCGGGAGCCTGGGCCGACCCGGTCGACGCACCGCTCTTCGAGGGCTGA
- a CDS encoding adenine phosphoribosyltransferase — protein sequence MAAGAAAVAALLVDVPDFPEPGVVFKDVTPLLADAAGFAATVAALAEAGRGDDGSVVVDKVVGMEARGFLFGTPVAQALGVGFVPVRKAGKLPREVLEQSYALEYGEATLAVHVDGVAPGERVLVVDDVLATGGTAVATRALVERCGAQVVGFALLLELTFLPGRAALGETPVLTLHQV from the coding sequence ATCGCGGCCGGCGCCGCGGCGGTCGCCGCGCTCCTCGTCGACGTGCCCGACTTCCCCGAGCCGGGGGTGGTGTTCAAGGACGTCACCCCGCTGCTCGCCGACGCGGCGGGCTTCGCCGCGACGGTCGCCGCGCTCGCCGAGGCGGGCCGCGGCGACGACGGTTCCGTGGTCGTCGACAAGGTCGTCGGCATGGAGGCCCGCGGCTTCCTGTTCGGCACGCCGGTCGCGCAGGCCCTCGGCGTGGGCTTCGTGCCCGTCCGCAAGGCGGGGAAGCTGCCGCGCGAGGTGCTTGAGCAGTCCTACGCGCTGGAGTACGGCGAGGCGACGCTCGCCGTGCACGTCGACGGCGTGGCGCCGGGGGAGCGCGTGCTCGTGGTGGACGACGTGCTCGCCACCGGCGGCACCGCCGTCGCCACCCGGGCGCTGGTCGAGCGCTGCGGCGCCCAGGTGGTCGGCTTCGCGCTGCTGCTGGAGCTCACGTTCCTGCCCGGCCGCGCGGCGCTCGGCGAGACGCCCGTGCTGACGCTCCACCAGGTCTGA
- a CDS encoding DUF349 domain-containing protein encodes MTGHEWGRVDEDGTVYVRTSDGERAVGQYPEGSPAEALKFFTDRYDALKFEVDLLEQRISSGAVGPEDAAASVQKVRAAVTDANAVGDLAALLTRLDALTSTIDAQREVKKAERAEKVAAARGEKERIASAAEAIAEGDDWRNGANRLRDLLEEWKALPRLDRSSDDALWRRFSGARTAYTRRRKSHFAQLNEKREGARAVKERLVVEAEALATSTEWGPTAGRYRDLMRDWKAAGPAPRDVDEALWRRFRAAQDAFFGARDAANSELDAEFAANAEVKEQILVEAEALVPVQDLEAAKRTFRDLAERWDAAGKVPRERMKDLEGRMRRVEQALRGVEDEQWRRSDPEKSARANDVITKLESAIAEVEAELEQARAAGNQKKVTELEGNLASRQMFLDAARRASEDFG; translated from the coding sequence GTGACGGGTCATGAGTGGGGACGGGTCGACGAGGACGGCACGGTCTACGTGCGCACCTCCGACGGGGAACGTGCCGTGGGGCAGTACCCGGAGGGCTCGCCCGCGGAGGCGCTGAAGTTCTTCACGGACCGGTACGACGCGTTGAAGTTCGAGGTCGACCTGCTGGAGCAGCGGATCTCGAGCGGCGCGGTCGGTCCCGAGGACGCAGCCGCCTCCGTGCAGAAGGTCCGCGCGGCCGTGACCGACGCCAACGCCGTCGGCGACCTCGCCGCGCTGCTGACGCGGCTCGACGCGCTCACCTCCACGATCGACGCCCAGCGCGAGGTGAAGAAGGCCGAGCGCGCCGAGAAGGTCGCCGCGGCCCGCGGCGAGAAGGAGCGGATCGCGAGCGCGGCCGAGGCCATCGCCGAGGGCGACGACTGGCGCAACGGCGCCAACCGCCTGCGCGACCTGCTCGAGGAGTGGAAAGCGCTCCCCCGCCTCGACCGCAGCTCCGACGACGCGCTGTGGCGGCGGTTCTCGGGCGCGCGGACGGCGTACACCCGCCGACGGAAGTCGCACTTCGCCCAGCTGAACGAGAAGCGCGAGGGCGCGCGCGCCGTCAAGGAGCGGCTCGTGGTCGAGGCCGAGGCGCTCGCGACCTCGACGGAGTGGGGTCCGACCGCCGGCCGCTACCGCGACCTCATGCGCGACTGGAAGGCCGCCGGGCCCGCCCCCCGCGACGTGGACGAGGCGCTGTGGCGTCGCTTCCGCGCCGCTCAGGACGCGTTCTTCGGCGCGCGCGACGCCGCCAACTCCGAGCTCGACGCCGAGTTCGCCGCCAACGCCGAGGTCAAGGAGCAGATCCTCGTCGAGGCCGAGGCCCTCGTGCCCGTGCAGGACCTCGAGGCCGCCAAGCGCACCTTCCGTGACCTCGCCGAGCGCTGGGACGCCGCGGGCAAGGTGCCGCGCGAGCGCATGAAGGACCTCGAGGGCCGGATGCGCCGCGTCGAGCAGGCGCTGCGCGGCGTGGAGGACGAGCAGTGGCGCCGCTCCGACCCGGAGAAGTCCGCCCGCGCCAACGACGTCATCACCAAGCTCGAGTCGGCGATCGCCGAGGTCGAGGCCGAGCTGGAGCAGGCCCGCGCCGCCGGCAACCAGAAGAAGGTCACCGAGCTCGAGGGCAACCTCGCCTCCCGCCAGATGTTCCTCGACGCCGCGCGCCGCGCGTCGGAGGACTTCGGCTGA
- the yajC gene encoding preprotein translocase subunit YajC has protein sequence MYELLFLVVIVFFFWLVLIRPQQRRAKAQLELQRSLQAGQRVMLTSGVFGTLVDVESGDNVTVELAPGVVVEVVRGAIAVVVPEAADEPEAAPTDADAVVDLDKRADES, from the coding sequence GTGTACGAGCTGCTGTTCCTTGTCGTCATCGTCTTCTTCTTCTGGCTGGTGCTGATCCGCCCGCAGCAGCGCCGGGCGAAGGCGCAGCTCGAGCTCCAGCGGTCGCTGCAGGCGGGCCAGCGGGTCATGCTGACCAGCGGTGTCTTCGGCACCCTGGTGGACGTCGAGTCCGGCGACAACGTGACCGTGGAGCTCGCTCCCGGCGTGGTCGTCGAGGTCGTCCGCGGCGCGATCGCCGTGGTGGTCCCCGAGGCTGCCGACGAGCCGGAGGCGGCCCCGACCGACGCCGACGCGGTCGTCGACCTCGACAAGCGGGCCGACGAGAGCTGA
- a CDS encoding YebC/PmpR family DNA-binding transcriptional regulator, with protein MSGHSKWATTKHKKAAIDAKRGKLFAKLIKNIEIAAKMGGPDLGGNPTLYDAVQKAKKQSVPNKNIDAAVKRGGGLDGGGVDYETIMYEVYGPQGVALLVECLTDNRNRAAMEVRTAVTRNGGTMADPGSVSRLFQRRGVVVVAKEQDGKVVSEDEVIEVTLDAGADEVADHGDTIEVQSEPGDVVAVRTALQEAGIDYDSAEVQFVATMDIPVTEPEAAGKVFRLVDVVDDLDDVQNVFTNADIPDEVMEQVDA; from the coding sequence ATGTCCGGCCACTCCAAGTGGGCGACCACGAAGCACAAGAAGGCCGCGATCGACGCCAAGCGCGGCAAGCTGTTCGCCAAGCTCATCAAGAACATCGAGATCGCGGCCAAGATGGGCGGCCCCGACCTCGGCGGCAACCCGACGCTCTACGACGCCGTGCAGAAGGCGAAGAAGCAGTCGGTCCCCAACAAGAACATCGACGCGGCCGTGAAGCGCGGCGGCGGTCTCGACGGCGGCGGCGTCGACTACGAGACGATCATGTACGAGGTCTACGGGCCCCAGGGCGTCGCGCTCCTCGTCGAGTGCCTCACCGACAACCGCAACCGCGCCGCGATGGAGGTGCGCACCGCGGTGACCCGCAACGGCGGCACCATGGCCGACCCGGGCTCGGTCTCCCGGCTCTTCCAGCGCCGCGGCGTCGTCGTGGTCGCCAAGGAGCAGGACGGCAAGGTCGTCTCGGAGGACGAGGTCATCGAGGTCACCCTCGACGCCGGTGCCGACGAGGTCGCCGACCACGGCGACACGATCGAGGTGCAGTCGGAGCCGGGCGACGTGGTCGCGGTGCGCACCGCCCTGCAGGAGGCGGGCATCGACTACGACTCCGCCGAGGTGCAGTTCGTCGCGACCATGGACATCCCGGTGACCGAGCCCGAGGCCGCCGGCAAGGTATTCCGGCTCGTGGACGTCGTCGACGACCTCGACGACGTGCAGAACGTGTTCACCAACGCCGACATCCCCGACGAGGTCATGGAGCAGGTCGACGCCTGA
- the pdxT gene encoding pyridoxal 5'-phosphate synthase glutaminase subunit PdxT, whose protein sequence is MSRPTAPYVGVLALQGDVREHVAALTALGVDAGPVRRPAELDRCDGLVLPGGESTTIGRLARHFDMLAPLRAYVAADRPVLGTCAGMVLLADRVLDGTPAQQDGSEMVGGLDVTVRRNAFGRQVDSFETPILLHGAEVSVPGVFIRAPWVEAVGPGVEVLGRVEASPAQGDAAGRIVAVRQGAVLATSFHPEIGAVGGSVVHRLLLDVIDEAASAARGS, encoded by the coding sequence GTGTCCCGCCCCACCGCGCCGTACGTCGGCGTCCTCGCCCTCCAGGGGGACGTGCGGGAGCACGTCGCCGCCCTCACGGCCCTCGGTGTCGACGCGGGTCCGGTGCGCCGGCCCGCGGAGCTCGACCGGTGCGACGGGCTCGTGCTGCCCGGCGGGGAGTCGACGACCATCGGCCGGCTGGCCCGGCACTTCGACATGCTCGCGCCGCTCCGCGCGTACGTCGCGGCCGACCGCCCGGTGCTCGGCACGTGTGCCGGGATGGTGCTGCTGGCCGACCGGGTGCTCGACGGCACCCCGGCCCAGCAGGACGGCAGCGAGATGGTCGGCGGCCTCGACGTGACCGTCCGGCGCAACGCGTTCGGGCGCCAGGTCGACTCGTTCGAGACCCCGATCCTGCTCCACGGCGCAGAGGTGTCCGTGCCGGGCGTGTTCATCCGGGCCCCCTGGGTCGAGGCCGTCGGGCCGGGGGTCGAGGTGCTGGGACGGGTCGAGGCGTCCCCGGCGCAGGGCGACGCCGCAGGTAGGATCGTCGCGGTCCGGCAGGGCGCCGTGCTCGCGACGTCGTTCCACCCCGAGATCGGGGCGGTCGGCGGGTCGGTGGTGCACCGCCTGCTCCTGGACGTGATCGACGAGGCGGCGAGCGCCGCTCGAGGCAGCTGA
- the ruvA gene encoding Holliday junction branch migration protein RuvA, whose translation MIAFVRGEVAAVGLTSAVVAVGGIGLELQCTPGTLATLRRGEQVTLPSSLVVREDSLTLFGFLDDDEKQVFQLVQTASGVGPKVAQAMVAVLRPDELRRAVRDEDVKTLTRVPGIGPKGAQRIILELKDKVGVAGTSAALPDGTTAPAAGWREQVHGGLVGLGWTAKEADKAVEGVAPQAGDTPDVGALLRAALQSLSRA comes from the coding sequence ATGATCGCGTTCGTGCGGGGCGAGGTCGCCGCCGTCGGACTGACCTCGGCGGTCGTGGCCGTCGGCGGGATCGGGCTGGAGCTCCAGTGCACGCCCGGCACGCTGGCCACGCTGCGTCGGGGCGAGCAGGTCACCCTGCCGTCGAGCCTCGTCGTGCGCGAGGACTCCCTGACGCTGTTCGGCTTCCTCGACGATGACGAGAAGCAGGTCTTCCAGCTCGTGCAGACCGCGTCGGGGGTGGGGCCCAAGGTCGCGCAGGCGATGGTCGCCGTGCTGCGGCCCGACGAGCTGCGGCGGGCGGTGCGCGACGAGGACGTGAAGACGCTCACCCGCGTGCCCGGCATCGGCCCGAAGGGAGCGCAGCGCATCATCCTCGAGCTCAAGGACAAGGTCGGCGTCGCCGGCACGTCCGCCGCCCTGCCCGATGGCACCACGGCGCCGGCGGCGGGCTGGCGCGAGCAGGTCCACGGCGGTCTCGTCGGTCTCGGCTGGACCGCGAAAGAGGCCGACAAGGCCGTCGAGGGCGTCGCCCCGCAGGCCGGCGACACCCCCGACGTGGGCGCGCTGCTGCGCGCCGCGCTGCAGTCGCTGAGCCGGGCGTGA
- a CDS encoding MBL fold metallo-hydrolase yields MFIAGFPAGSWGTNCYVVATGKGTECIVVDPGQDAAAGVEQVVAENRLKPVAVLLTHGHIDHMWSVTPVAGAYDATAWIHPRDRHLLSDPMAGISRESAAMLLGGRHEFVEPDDVAELADGQALELAGLTFTVDHTPGHTAGSVTFRTPYGAAAGQPEISEVMFAGDLLFKGSIGRTDLPGGDHPTMLRTLASKVLPLADDVVVLPGHGEQTSIGRERATNPYLLDLLEDDGDGTPPVRRGL; encoded by the coding sequence GTGTTCATCGCCGGATTCCCCGCAGGCTCGTGGGGCACGAACTGCTACGTCGTCGCGACCGGCAAGGGCACGGAGTGCATCGTGGTCGATCCCGGCCAGGACGCGGCCGCGGGTGTCGAGCAGGTCGTGGCCGAGAACCGGCTCAAGCCCGTCGCGGTGCTGCTGACCCACGGACACATCGACCACATGTGGTCGGTGACGCCGGTGGCGGGCGCCTACGACGCGACGGCGTGGATCCACCCGCGTGACCGGCACCTGCTGAGCGACCCGATGGCCGGCATCTCCCGCGAGAGCGCCGCGATGCTGCTCGGCGGTCGCCACGAGTTCGTCGAGCCCGACGACGTCGCGGAGCTCGCGGACGGCCAGGCGCTCGAGCTGGCGGGCCTCACCTTCACCGTCGACCACACGCCGGGCCACACCGCCGGCTCCGTCACCTTCCGCACGCCGTACGGCGCGGCCGCGGGCCAGCCGGAGATCTCGGAGGTCATGTTCGCGGGGGACCTGTTGTTCAAGGGCTCCATCGGACGCACGGACCTCCCCGGCGGCGACCATCCGACGATGCTGCGCACCCTCGCGAGCAAGGTGCTCCCGCTGGCCGACGACGTCGTCGTGCTCCCCGGGCACGGCGAGCAGACCTCGATCGGTCGCGAGCGCGCGACGAACCCCTACCTGCTCGACCTCCTCGAGGACGACGGCGACGGCACCCCGCCGGTGCGCCGCGGCCTCTGA
- the hisS gene encoding histidine--tRNA ligase: MSKPTPLSGFPELLPAQRVVEQLVVDTLRQTFELHGFAGIETRAVEPMDQLLRKGDTSKEVYVLRRLQADEAGSDAGIGLHFDLTVPFARYVLENAGKLEFPFRRYQIQKVWRGERPQDGRYREFTQADIDVIGRDTLPFHHDVEVTKVMLDALRRLAHPDVIGLPGFRLQVNNRKLIQGFYLGLGLTQVDEVMRLVDKLDKLPTEKVAELLVAEAGATPEQAEACLRLATIRSDDDSFVAQVRALGVTHELLDEGLDELATLVRGAAPLADEHVRITADLSIARGLDYYTGTVFETRLDGYESMGSICSGGRYDALASDGRSTYPGVGISLGVSRVLVPLLSRGVLTGSRSVPSVVLVALTDEATRPASDAVADALRARGIACEVAPTAAKFGKQIKHADRRGIPYVWFVGADEQGAPTHQVKDIRDGNQVDADPAAWTPSTEDLRPQVVSPTTEETSS; the protein is encoded by the coding sequence ATGAGCAAGCCCACCCCGCTGAGCGGGTTCCCCGAGCTGCTGCCCGCCCAGCGGGTCGTCGAGCAGCTCGTCGTCGACACCCTGCGCCAGACCTTCGAGCTCCACGGCTTCGCCGGCATCGAGACCCGCGCCGTCGAGCCGATGGACCAGCTGCTGCGCAAGGGCGACACCTCGAAGGAGGTGTACGTGCTGCGGCGCCTGCAGGCCGACGAGGCGGGCTCGGACGCCGGCATCGGGCTGCACTTCGACCTGACCGTGCCGTTCGCCCGCTACGTCCTGGAGAACGCCGGGAAGCTGGAGTTCCCGTTCCGGCGCTACCAGATCCAGAAGGTGTGGCGCGGCGAGCGGCCGCAGGACGGGCGCTACCGCGAGTTCACGCAGGCCGACATCGACGTCATCGGCCGCGACACGCTGCCGTTCCACCACGACGTCGAGGTCACCAAGGTGATGCTCGACGCGCTGCGCCGGCTCGCGCACCCCGACGTCATCGGTCTGCCGGGCTTCCGGCTGCAGGTCAACAACCGCAAGCTCATCCAGGGCTTCTACCTGGGCCTCGGCCTGACGCAGGTCGACGAGGTCATGCGCCTCGTGGACAAGCTCGACAAGCTGCCGACGGAGAAGGTCGCCGAGCTGCTCGTCGCGGAGGCCGGGGCGACCCCCGAGCAGGCCGAGGCCTGTCTCCGCCTCGCCACCATCCGGTCCGACGACGACTCCTTCGTCGCGCAGGTGCGCGCCCTCGGCGTGACCCACGAGCTGCTCGACGAGGGGCTCGACGAGCTCGCGACCCTCGTGCGCGGCGCCGCCCCCCTGGCCGACGAGCACGTACGGATCACCGCCGACCTGTCGATCGCCCGGGGCCTCGACTACTACACGGGCACCGTGTTCGAGACGCGCCTCGACGGCTACGAGTCGATGGGCTCCATCTGCTCGGGCGGTCGGTACGACGCGCTCGCCTCCGACGGGCGCTCGACGTACCCCGGCGTCGGGATCTCGCTCGGCGTCTCCCGCGTGCTGGTGCCGCTGCTGTCCCGCGGCGTCCTGACGGGCAGCCGCTCCGTGCCCAGCGTCGTGCTCGTCGCGCTCACCGACGAGGCGACCCGCCCGGCGAGCGACGCCGTCGCCGACGCGCTCCGGGCCCGCGGCATCGCCTGCGAGGTCGCCCCCACGGCGGCCAAGTTCGGCAAGCAGATCAAGCACGCCGACCGGCGTGGCATCCCGTACGTCTGGTTCGTCGGCGCCGACGAGCAGGGCGCACCGACCCACCAGGTCAAGGACATCCGCGACGGAAACCAGGTGGACGCCGACCCGGCGGCCTGGACACCATCGACCGAGGACCTGCGTCCGCAGGTCGTCAGCCCCACCACCGAGGAGACAAGCTCGTGA